The Vibrio agarivorans genome window below encodes:
- the uvrB gene encoding excinuclease ABC subunit UvrB, whose translation MSKVFDLKSDYQPSGDQPAAIEKLLDGLDSGLAHQTLLGVTGSGKTFTLANVIAKAQRPALLLAPNKTLAAQLYGEMKAFFPNNAVEYFVSYYDYYQPEAYVPTTDTFIEKDASVNAHIEQMRLSATKALLERKDAIIIASVSAIYGLGDPESYLQMMLHVCRGDVIDQRDILRRLAELQYSRNDVAFERGQFRVRGEVIDIFPAESDQDAVRIELFDDEVDNISIFDPLTGVVKQRDLPRITVYPKTHYVTPRERILEAIENIKVELQERAQYLKDNNKLLEEQRITQRTQFDIEMMNELGFCSGIENYSRYLSGRAEGEAPPTLFDYLPHDGLLVIDESHVTVPQIGAMYKGDRSRKETLVEYGFRLPSALDNRPMKFEEFEGIAPQTIFVSATPGKYELEKSENEIVDQVVRPTGLLDPELEVRPVSTQVDDLLSEIRIRSAKDERVLVTTLTKRMAEDLTEYLHEHDVKVRYLHSDIDTVERVEIIRDLRLGEFDVLVGINLLREGLDMPEVSLVAILDADKEGFLRSERSLIQTIGRAARNLQGKAILYADRITNSMKTAMDETNRRREKQRAYNEEQGITPQALKRNVKDIMELGDITKAKSQRKSKVVPLAKVAEEQADYGSLSPQALDKEISKLEAQMYQHAQDLEFELAAQKRDQIEKLRQQFIVNS comes from the coding sequence ATGAGTAAAGTCTTTGATCTTAAATCTGATTATCAGCCATCAGGCGATCAGCCAGCTGCAATAGAAAAGTTGCTTGATGGCCTAGATTCTGGGCTTGCCCACCAAACCCTGTTGGGGGTGACGGGATCAGGTAAAACCTTCACGTTAGCGAATGTCATTGCCAAGGCACAGCGCCCAGCACTCCTGCTCGCGCCGAACAAGACACTTGCTGCACAGCTATATGGTGAGATGAAGGCCTTCTTTCCTAATAATGCGGTCGAATACTTTGTTTCTTACTACGACTACTATCAGCCGGAAGCTTATGTTCCAACGACGGATACCTTTATAGAAAAAGATGCCTCGGTGAATGCACACATCGAACAAATGCGGTTGTCTGCGACTAAGGCACTACTTGAGCGTAAAGATGCCATTATTATCGCGTCAGTTTCTGCCATTTATGGTTTGGGTGATCCCGAGTCGTATTTGCAGATGATGTTGCACGTCTGCCGTGGTGACGTTATCGATCAACGAGATATCCTACGTCGGTTGGCGGAACTGCAATACAGCCGTAACGATGTCGCTTTCGAACGCGGCCAGTTTAGAGTGAGAGGCGAGGTGATCGATATTTTCCCCGCGGAATCAGACCAAGATGCTGTGCGTATCGAGCTGTTTGATGATGAAGTGGACAACATTAGTATCTTTGACCCTTTGACGGGGGTGGTGAAGCAGAGAGACCTGCCTCGTATCACCGTATATCCGAAAACGCACTATGTCACGCCCCGTGAGCGTATTCTTGAAGCGATTGAAAACATCAAAGTTGAGCTGCAAGAGCGTGCTCAATATCTAAAAGACAATAATAAGCTGCTTGAAGAGCAACGTATTACCCAGCGAACACAGTTTGATATTGAGATGATGAACGAACTGGGTTTTTGTTCTGGTATCGAAAACTATTCGCGCTATTTGAGTGGTCGTGCAGAAGGTGAAGCGCCTCCGACGTTGTTTGACTATCTGCCACACGATGGTTTGCTTGTGATCGATGAATCTCACGTCACTGTGCCGCAAATTGGCGCGATGTATAAAGGTGACCGCTCTAGAAAAGAGACGCTGGTTGAATATGGCTTCCGTTTACCCTCTGCGTTAGACAATCGTCCGATGAAGTTTGAAGAGTTTGAGGGGATCGCGCCGCAAACCATTTTTGTCTCTGCAACCCCAGGCAAATACGAGTTAGAAAAATCGGAGAACGAGATCGTTGATCAAGTGGTTCGTCCGACAGGTCTATTAGACCCTGAACTAGAAGTACGCCCGGTATCTACCCAGGTTGATGACTTACTCTCAGAGATTCGTATTCGTTCAGCGAAAGATGAGCGCGTATTGGTCACGACATTAACTAAACGTATGGCGGAAGATTTGACGGAATATCTGCACGAACATGACGTCAAGGTTCGCTATTTACACTCTGATATTGATACGGTTGAACGTGTCGAGATTATCCGTGATTTACGTTTAGGCGAGTTCGACGTGCTGGTGGGCATCAACTTGTTGCGTGAGGGCTTGGATATGCCAGAAGTGTCTTTGGTCGCCATATTAGATGCCGATAAAGAGGGCTTCTTGCGCTCTGAACGCTCGCTTATCCAGACAATTGGCCGCGCTGCGCGTAACTTGCAAGGTAAAGCGATTTTGTATGCTGATCGTATTACTAACTCAATGAAAACGGCGATGGATGAAACCAACCGTCGTAGAGAAAAGCAGCGAGCTTATAATGAAGAGCAGGGCATCACTCCACAAGCGCTTAAACGTAATGTAAAAGATATTATGGAGCTCGGGGATATTACCAAGGCTAAGAGTCAACGTAAGTCGAAGGTTGTGCCATTGGCAAAAGTAGCAGAAGAGCAGGCAGATTATGGTTCGTTGTCACCACAAGCTCTAGATAAAGAAATTAGTAAGCTAGAGGCGCAAATGTATCAACACGCGCAAGATCTAGAATTTGAGCTGGCTGCCCAGAAACGTGACCAAATAGAGAAGTTGCGTCAGCAATTTATTGTAAACAGCTAA
- the moaA gene encoding GTP 3',8-cyclase MoaA, with the protein MERCSVAQQQLEDIYHRKFYYLRLSVTDVCNFKCTYCLPDGYKPSGRRNSSFLSLPEISRVVKAFADCGTSKVRITGGEPTLRKDFTDIVDVIAQTQGIEKIAMTTNGYRMKRQVEDWRQAGLSHINVSVDSLDPRLFHQITGENKFTDVMDGIERAFEVGYEQVKVNVVLMKDLNHHQLPQFLQWIKTRPIQLRFIELMQTGEMNDLFKNHHVSGVAIRNQLIANGWLLKPRGQSDGPAQVFYHPDYLGEIGLIMPYEKDFCETCNRLRVSAMGKLHLCLFGEHGVELRDLLENDTQESELIARIQHHLQTKKVSHFLHDGNTGMTPHLASIGG; encoded by the coding sequence TTGGAAAGGTGTTCCGTGGCGCAACAACAATTAGAAGATATTTACCATCGCAAGTTTTATTACTTGCGCTTATCAGTTACAGACGTTTGTAATTTCAAATGTACCTATTGCCTGCCTGACGGTTATAAACCATCGGGTCGACGCAACTCGTCCTTTTTATCCCTCCCAGAGATCAGTCGAGTCGTTAAAGCCTTCGCAGATTGTGGAACGTCGAAAGTCCGCATCACTGGTGGTGAGCCGACACTGCGTAAAGATTTTACCGATATCGTTGATGTGATCGCTCAAACGCAAGGGATAGAAAAAATCGCGATGACAACCAACGGCTACCGCATGAAACGCCAAGTCGAAGACTGGCGACAGGCGGGGCTTTCTCACATCAATGTGAGTGTCGATAGCCTTGATCCGCGTTTGTTCCATCAGATCACCGGTGAAAACAAGTTCACCGATGTGATGGACGGCATTGAGCGCGCGTTCGAAGTCGGTTACGAACAGGTTAAAGTCAACGTGGTATTGATGAAAGACCTCAATCATCATCAACTGCCGCAGTTCCTGCAGTGGATTAAAACTCGTCCTATCCAGTTGCGATTTATTGAGTTGATGCAAACCGGTGAAATGAACGATCTGTTCAAAAATCATCACGTGTCTGGCGTTGCTATTCGCAACCAACTTATTGCCAATGGTTGGCTCCTTAAGCCACGCGGCCAGAGCGATGGACCAGCACAGGTGTTTTATCATCCAGATTATCTTGGTGAAATTGGCCTCATCATGCCTTACGAAAAAGATTTCTGTGAGACATGTAACCGACTTCGTGTGTCTGCGATGGGTAAACTGCATCTGTGTTTATTTGGTGAGCACGGTGTAGAGCTAAGAGATTTGCTTGAAAATGACACTCAAGAGAGTGAGTTGATAGCACGAATCCAGCACCATCTGCAAACTAAGAAAGTAAGCCATTTCCTTCATGATGGTAATACAGGGATGACACCGCACCTCGCTTCGATTGGCGGCTAA
- the rsxD gene encoding electron transport complex subunit RsxD, which translates to MAFFIASSPHAHSRRSTPTLMKLLALCALPGLVAQTLFFGWGTLIQLALAIVVALILEGAVMLLRKRPPLMALRDYSAIVTAWLLAVAIPPYAPWWIVVIGLIFAIVIAKHLYGGIGQNPFNPAMVAYVVLLISFPVQMTSWSAPSDLQSIQLTFSDALNLIFTGFDNDGMSLYQIRSGIDGITMATPLDAVKTGLHSGITLPEVMVQPQFNGIAGVGWMWVNLAYLIGGLLMIKLRVTNWHIPAGVLGGLTIASVLGMLFMPGEVASPAFHLLSGATMLGAFFIATDPVSASTTVKGRLIFGALIGLLVYIIRSWGGFPDGVAFAVLLANMCVPLIDHYTKPRTYGHEK; encoded by the coding sequence ATGGCATTTTTCATTGCGAGTTCACCACACGCTCATAGCCGTCGTAGTACACCGACATTAATGAAACTGCTCGCGCTATGCGCTTTGCCAGGTCTTGTCGCCCAAACTCTGTTCTTTGGCTGGGGAACTCTAATTCAGTTAGCGTTAGCCATTGTCGTGGCTCTGATCCTTGAGGGTGCGGTGATGTTATTGCGCAAGCGCCCACCATTGATGGCATTGAGAGACTACAGCGCTATTGTAACTGCATGGTTATTAGCTGTTGCAATTCCTCCTTATGCGCCTTGGTGGATCGTCGTTATTGGTTTGATCTTCGCCATTGTCATCGCAAAACATCTTTATGGTGGCATTGGTCAAAATCCATTCAATCCAGCGATGGTGGCGTATGTCGTTTTGCTCATCTCATTTCCTGTTCAGATGACAAGTTGGAGTGCACCGAGTGACCTGCAATCTATTCAGTTAACGTTTAGCGATGCCTTAAACCTCATCTTTACTGGCTTTGACAACGATGGAATGTCTTTATATCAGATTCGCTCTGGAATCGACGGCATTACAATGGCGACTCCGTTAGATGCAGTCAAAACAGGTCTACATTCAGGTATCACATTGCCAGAAGTCATGGTACAACCTCAATTTAATGGTATCGCTGGCGTAGGCTGGATGTGGGTTAACCTCGCCTATCTCATTGGCGGGTTACTGATGATCAAGCTGCGTGTCACCAATTGGCATATCCCTGCAGGTGTATTGGGTGGCCTTACTATTGCTAGTGTACTGGGTATGTTATTCATGCCTGGAGAAGTAGCATCCCCTGCCTTCCACCTTCTTTCTGGTGCAACCATGCTTGGTGCCTTCTTCATCGCGACGGATCCGGTATCAGCATCAACGACAGTCAAAGGGCGACTTATTTTCGGTGCCCTTATCGGTCTTCTGGTATACATAATTCGCTCTTGGGGTGGCTTTCCGGATGGGGTCGCATTTGCTGTGTTATTAGCCAACATGTGTGTACCACTTATCGACCATTACACTAAACCAAGAACTTACGGACACGAAAAATAG
- a CDS encoding Hpt domain-containing protein yields MDVMNKVKIDDLGAQIGKENLAPLFEIFTNELADYQQSLKTIEGDMLSKLLGEICHALKSSAASFGADALCEHAIAVDAQFKQGADLTQGEWVDTTLTLLEQTHIAYTQFSQ; encoded by the coding sequence ATGGATGTAATGAACAAAGTGAAAATTGATGATTTAGGCGCACAAATAGGTAAGGAAAACCTAGCGCCTTTGTTTGAGATTTTTACTAACGAGCTTGCTGATTACCAACAATCTTTAAAAACGATTGAAGGTGATATGCTCTCCAAGCTGTTAGGGGAAATTTGTCATGCTTTAAAAAGCAGCGCCGCGAGCTTTGGTGCTGATGCGTTGTGTGAACATGCTATCGCTGTTGATGCTCAGTTTAAGCAGGGCGCCGACCTGACTCAGGGGGAGTGGGTAGACACAACGCTCACTCTGCTCGAACAAACTCATATTGCCTATACTCAGTTCAGTCAATAG
- the luxO gene encoding quorum-sensing sigma-54 dependent transcriptional regulator LuxO, translated as MQHNDSSNKYLLMVEDTASVATLYRTYLTPLGIDINIVVNGHDAIESLNHRIPDLILLDLRLPDMTGMDVLEIVKKKHKDVPVIFMTAHGSIETAVEAMRLGAQDFLIKPCEADQLRITVNTAMRKAEKLKIDDGNPKNHRYHGFIGSSQNMQSVYRVIDSAASSKASIFITGESGTGKEVCAEAIHAASNRRSNPFIAINCAAIPKDLIESELFGHVKGAFTGASTDRQGAAEMADGGTLFLDEICEMDLELQTKLLRFIQTGTFQKVGSSKMKSVDVRFVCATNRDPWTEVQEGRFREDLYYRLYVIPLHLPPLRERGEDIIEIAYSLLGFMSNEEGKEFNHLSPPVVERFISYEWPGNVRQLQNVLRNVVVLNSGKEITLDMLPPPINTAEASSNRHVITPSVNQESAADQFTESDILPLWESEKQTIEQAIEACEGNIPKAARHLEVSPSTLYRKLQSWEQRKEVN; from the coding sequence ATGCAACATAATGATTCCAGCAACAAGTACCTGTTAATGGTCGAAGACACTGCGTCTGTTGCCACTCTGTATCGCACCTATCTCACCCCGTTGGGTATAGACATTAATATTGTCGTCAACGGACATGATGCGATTGAAAGCCTCAATCATCGAATCCCAGATCTGATATTGCTTGATTTGCGTCTACCCGATATGACGGGGATGGATGTTCTTGAGATCGTAAAGAAAAAACACAAAGACGTTCCTGTGATCTTTATGACCGCTCATGGTTCGATTGAAACAGCGGTAGAAGCGATGCGTTTGGGGGCTCAGGATTTCTTGATTAAGCCTTGTGAAGCCGATCAGCTGCGGATTACGGTCAATACCGCGATGCGTAAAGCGGAGAAGCTTAAAATCGATGATGGCAATCCTAAGAATCATCGCTATCATGGCTTTATCGGAAGCAGTCAAAACATGCAATCGGTGTATCGGGTGATTGACTCCGCTGCAAGCAGTAAAGCAAGTATTTTTATCACCGGCGAAAGTGGCACCGGTAAAGAGGTGTGTGCAGAAGCGATCCACGCAGCGAGTAACCGCCGCTCGAATCCGTTTATCGCAATAAACTGTGCAGCTATCCCTAAAGATCTGATTGAGAGTGAGCTATTTGGTCACGTCAAAGGCGCGTTTACTGGAGCGTCAACCGATAGGCAGGGCGCGGCAGAAATGGCTGATGGCGGTACGCTGTTTTTGGACGAAATCTGCGAGATGGATTTGGAGCTGCAAACCAAGCTGTTACGCTTTATTCAAACCGGTACATTCCAGAAAGTAGGCTCATCCAAAATGAAAAGCGTTGATGTACGCTTTGTTTGTGCGACCAACCGAGATCCTTGGACAGAGGTACAAGAAGGGCGTTTCCGTGAAGACTTGTATTACCGTCTCTACGTGATCCCGCTACATCTTCCACCGTTGCGAGAGCGCGGGGAAGACATCATTGAGATTGCGTATTCACTATTAGGCTTCATGTCGAATGAAGAGGGGAAAGAGTTTAACCATCTATCTCCTCCTGTTGTAGAGCGCTTTATTAGTTATGAGTGGCCAGGCAATGTTCGTCAGCTACAAAACGTGCTGCGTAATGTTGTCGTACTTAACAGCGGTAAAGAGATTACTTTGGATATGTTGCCCCCACCGATCAACACGGCCGAAGCGAGCTCTAACCGCCATGTTATCACTCCGTCAGTGAACCAAGAGTCTGCGGCAGATCAATTTACCGAATCTGATATTTTACCTTTGTGGGAAAGTGAGAAGCAGACAATTGAACAGGCAATTGAAGCCTGCGAAGGTAATATTCCAAAAGCAGCGCGTCATTTAGAAGTGAGTCCTTCAACGCTGTATCGAAAATTACAGTCTTGGGAACAGCGTAAAGAGGTCAATTAA
- the rsxA gene encoding electron transport complex subunit RsxA, whose product MSEYFLLLVGTVLVNNFVLVKFLGLCPFMGVSKKLDTAIGMGLATTFVLTLASVSAYLVESYILAPLGLQYLRTMSFILVIAVVVQFTEMVVHKTSPTLYRLLGIFLPLITTNCAVLGVALLNINENHTFIESIIYGFGAAVGFSLVLVLFASMRERIAAADVPMPFKGASIAMITAGLMSLAFMGFTGLVKL is encoded by the coding sequence ATGAGCGAATATTTCTTGTTACTAGTGGGAACCGTACTAGTTAACAACTTCGTATTGGTAAAATTCTTAGGCTTATGCCCGTTTATGGGCGTATCCAAAAAACTCGATACCGCGATTGGTATGGGACTAGCAACGACATTCGTTCTTACGTTGGCGTCTGTCAGTGCTTACTTAGTCGAAAGCTACATTCTTGCTCCACTTGGGTTGCAATATCTGCGCACTATGAGCTTTATTCTTGTGATTGCGGTTGTGGTGCAGTTTACTGAGATGGTCGTGCACAAAACCAGCCCAACGCTGTATCGCCTATTAGGGATCTTTTTACCCCTTATCACCACGAACTGTGCTGTATTAGGCGTCGCTCTACTCAACATCAACGAAAACCACACGTTTATCGAATCGATTATTTACGGATTCGGCGCAGCGGTGGGTTTCTCATTAGTACTCGTTTTGTTTGCTTCTATGCGTGAGCGAATTGCCGCTGCTGATGTGCCGATGCCATTCAAGGGCGCTTCTATCGCGATGATTACAGCTGGCCTCATGTCACTTGCCTTCATGGGCTTCACGGGTTTGGTGAAACTATAA
- the rsxC gene encoding electron transport complex subunit RsxC: MLSLVEQIRTGAIWDFPGGIHPPENKTQSSQHNIARAELPSELVLPLKQHIGRPGTLIVDVNQKVLKGQPLTKFDAGFTLPIHAPTSGTIVAIEPRTVAHPSGLSEMAIVIEPDGKDQWIERTPTQDFRQASADDLIEVIRQAGISGMGGATFPTARKLQTGLSRTEILVINAAECEPYITADDRLMQEHADEIIQGIEVLEYILQPKLTIIGIEDNKPEAIKALELAAQQKDIVIRVIPTKYPSGGEKQLIKILTNQEVPTNGLPADIGILVQNVGSTFAIKRAVIDGEPLIERVVTLTGQSFTRPQNVWVRLGTPVSQLLDQFNFKRPKKHPRLILGGPMMGFTLPHENVPITKGTNCILAPKKREIPHQGMEMACIRCGQCAEACPASLLPQQLVWYAKDQDYDKCEELNLKDCIECGACAYVCPSEIPLVQYYRQAKAEIKERKAESEAAERAKQRFEDKKARLERDKAERENRFKKAAQDRRKEMKTSGDSDAIAAAIARVKAQKAQPAEDKSETKPAVAAAIARAKAKQAAAAGQNEPDNSEMMKLREERKRQAREAREAKAEATQGDSEGLSKQDAVAAAIARAKAKKAQQAEGANTNSTASDKSDAVAAAIARAKARKAQQEPEASETTEAPQAAEDPKKAAVAAAIARAKARKAKQEPEASKATEAPQAAEDPKKAAVAAAIARAKARKAKQEPEASEATEAPQAAEDPKKAAVAAAIARAKARKAKQEPEASEATEAPQAAEDPKKAAVAAAIARAKARKKAQQENKEDDQ, encoded by the coding sequence ATGTTGTCTTTAGTTGAACAAATAAGAACAGGGGCTATTTGGGATTTTCCGGGGGGTATTCATCCACCTGAGAACAAAACCCAATCGAGCCAACACAATATTGCTCGCGCGGAACTGCCAAGTGAACTCGTGCTGCCCTTAAAGCAGCACATCGGTCGCCCTGGTACACTGATCGTTGACGTAAACCAAAAAGTATTAAAAGGCCAGCCTCTGACTAAGTTTGATGCTGGCTTCACCTTACCGATCCACGCCCCAACCTCAGGGACTATCGTCGCGATAGAACCTCGCACTGTTGCTCACCCTTCTGGCCTCAGTGAAATGGCGATCGTGATCGAGCCTGATGGCAAAGATCAATGGATTGAACGCACACCAACCCAAGATTTTCGCCAAGCCTCTGCCGATGACTTGATAGAGGTCATTCGTCAGGCAGGTATCTCTGGGATGGGCGGCGCAACATTCCCCACTGCCAGAAAGCTGCAAACGGGTCTATCGCGAACTGAAATTCTGGTGATTAACGCCGCAGAGTGTGAGCCTTACATCACCGCTGACGATCGATTGATGCAAGAGCATGCTGATGAAATCATTCAAGGCATCGAGGTGCTTGAGTATATTCTTCAGCCCAAATTGACCATTATCGGTATCGAAGATAACAAGCCAGAAGCCATTAAAGCACTCGAATTGGCAGCTCAGCAGAAAGATATTGTCATTCGGGTCATTCCGACAAAATACCCATCGGGTGGTGAAAAACAGCTTATTAAGATTCTGACTAACCAAGAAGTTCCAACTAACGGCTTACCGGCTGATATTGGTATTCTGGTGCAAAACGTCGGCTCTACGTTTGCTATCAAACGTGCGGTTATCGATGGTGAACCACTCATTGAACGCGTTGTGACTCTTACTGGCCAATCATTTACCCGCCCACAAAATGTCTGGGTGCGCCTTGGTACACCGGTTTCTCAACTGCTTGATCAGTTCAACTTCAAACGACCAAAGAAACACCCTCGCTTGATTCTCGGTGGGCCAATGATGGGCTTTACACTACCGCATGAGAATGTGCCCATCACCAAGGGGACCAACTGTATTCTTGCACCCAAGAAGCGTGAGATTCCCCATCAAGGTATGGAGATGGCGTGTATTCGCTGTGGTCAATGTGCTGAAGCTTGCCCTGCGTCTCTGCTTCCACAGCAGTTGGTTTGGTATGCAAAAGACCAAGATTACGACAAGTGTGAAGAGCTTAACCTTAAAGACTGCATTGAGTGCGGCGCATGCGCGTATGTTTGCCCGAGTGAAATTCCGCTGGTGCAATACTACCGCCAAGCCAAAGCGGAAATTAAAGAGCGTAAAGCCGAGTCTGAAGCTGCTGAAAGAGCGAAGCAGCGCTTTGAAGACAAGAAGGCGCGTTTAGAACGCGATAAAGCTGAACGAGAAAACCGCTTCAAAAAAGCGGCGCAAGATCGCCGCAAAGAGATGAAAACATCAGGTGATTCAGACGCTATTGCTGCGGCTATCGCCCGTGTTAAAGCACAGAAAGCACAACCCGCTGAAGATAAGAGCGAAACCAAACCGGCCGTTGCTGCGGCGATCGCTCGTGCTAAAGCAAAACAGGCCGCTGCTGCAGGTCAGAATGAGCCTGATAACAGTGAAATGATGAAGCTGCGTGAGGAGCGTAAGCGCCAAGCCAGAGAGGCTCGAGAAGCAAAGGCAGAAGCAACGCAAGGCGACTCTGAAGGCCTAAGCAAGCAAGACGCAGTTGCTGCGGCAATTGCCCGAGCTAAAGCGAAAAAAGCACAGCAAGCTGAAGGCGCTAATACCAATAGCACTGCCTCAGACAAGAGTGACGCTGTTGCCGCAGCTATTGCGCGAGCCAAAGCACGTAAGGCGCAGCAAGAGCCTGAAGCATCAGAGACAACTGAAGCACCTCAAGCCGCTGAAGACCCGAAAAAAGCCGCGGTTGCCGCTGCTATCGCTCGAGCCAAAGCGCGCAAAGCAAAGCAAGAGCCTGAAGCATCAAAGGCAACTGAAGCGCCTCAAGCCGCTGAAGACCCGAAAAAAGCGGCCGTTGCCGCTGCTATCGCTCGAGCTAAAGCACGTAAAGCAAAGCAAGAGCCTGAAGCATCAGAGGCAACTGAAGCGCCTCAAGCCGCCGAAGACCCGAAAAAAGCCGCGGTTGCCGCTGCTATCGCTCGAGCTAAAGCACGTAAAGCAAAGCAAGAGCCTGAAGCATCAGAGGCAACTGAAGCGCCTCAAGCCGCTGAAGACCCGAAAAAAGCCGCTGTCGCTGCTGCTATAGCTCGTGCGAAAGCTCGTAAAAAGGCACAGCAAGAGAATAAAGAGGACGATCAATAA
- a CDS encoding YvcK family protein, whose translation MTIYQNKKIVAVGGGHGLGRMLAALKDFGGNATGIVTTTDNGGSTGRIRLCQGGIAWGDMRNCINQLITEPSISSMMFEYRFRGAGDLNGHNLGNLMLTALDNLSVRPLEAINLIRDMLKVDVNIVPMTEHPSDLTALSKEGMWVTGETSVDEMEQDLLRMDLSPEVPATREAVQALEEADCIILGPGSFLTSIMPPLLLPEIGRAIANNTKAKLVFIENLSPEYGPAGRMTPVEKLQWCERACQARKIDVIVGEKPDPEVAKSWHYFTTSLASANRDWRHDRGKLQQVVIDLLSSQETEIAS comes from the coding sequence ATGACTATCTATCAAAATAAAAAAATTGTAGCCGTTGGCGGCGGCCACGGCTTAGGGCGAATGTTGGCCGCTCTCAAAGATTTCGGAGGCAATGCAACAGGCATCGTGACCACCACAGACAACGGTGGCTCAACAGGCCGTATCCGCTTATGCCAGGGGGGCATTGCTTGGGGTGATATGCGTAACTGTATCAATCAGTTAATTACCGAGCCTTCCATCAGCTCAATGATGTTTGAGTACCGTTTCCGCGGGGCGGGAGACCTCAACGGTCATAATCTTGGAAACTTAATGCTTACGGCACTCGACAACCTTTCTGTACGACCGTTAGAAGCAATTAATCTGATACGCGATATGTTGAAAGTGGATGTCAACATTGTACCAATGACAGAGCACCCTTCCGACCTTACTGCATTATCAAAAGAGGGCATGTGGGTAACAGGTGAAACTTCTGTCGATGAAATGGAGCAAGACCTACTACGTATGGATCTCTCTCCAGAAGTCCCGGCAACACGCGAAGCGGTGCAGGCACTCGAAGAAGCCGATTGCATTATTCTTGGTCCGGGCAGCTTTTTAACCAGTATTATGCCCCCATTGTTGTTGCCCGAGATTGGTCGAGCGATTGCAAATAATACCAAAGCCAAGTTGGTATTTATCGAGAACCTTTCACCTGAATATGGCCCTGCTGGCCGAATGACTCCGGTAGAAAAACTGCAATGGTGTGAACGAGCCTGTCAGGCACGCAAGATTGATGTGATTGTTGGTGAAAAGCCAGACCCTGAAGTCGCCAAAAGTTGGCACTACTTCACCACTTCGCTTGCTTCCGCGAATAGAGATTGGCGTCATGACCGCGGTAAGCTTCAACAAGTAGTCATTGATCTACTCTCGTCACAAGAAACCGAGATCGCGAGTTAA
- the rsxB gene encoding electron transport complex subunit RsxB — MSTILIAILAIAALAALFGAILGFASIRFKVEADPIVDQIDTILPQTQCGQCGYPGCRPYAEAIANGDDINKCPPGGQATIEKLADLMGVEVQESAHDLGDNVKTVAYIHEDMCIGCTKCIQACPVDAIVGGTKALHTVIKDECTGCDLCVAPCPTDCIEMIPVHATTETWKWQMNAIPVIDVTDSQSSLTSGQ; from the coding sequence ATGAGCACGATTTTAATTGCTATTTTGGCTATTGCCGCGCTTGCTGCATTATTCGGTGCCATTCTGGGTTTCGCATCGATTCGCTTCAAAGTTGAAGCGGACCCGATCGTTGATCAAATTGACACCATTCTGCCACAAACCCAATGCGGACAGTGTGGCTACCCAGGCTGTCGCCCTTATGCAGAGGCAATCGCGAATGGCGATGACATCAATAAATGTCCTCCTGGCGGTCAAGCAACGATTGAAAAGCTCGCCGACCTAATGGGGGTTGAAGTGCAAGAATCAGCACACGACCTTGGCGACAACGTAAAAACCGTTGCCTATATCCATGAAGATATGTGTATTGGGTGCACAAAGTGCATTCAGGCTTGCCCAGTCGATGCGATTGTCGGCGGAACGAAAGCCTTACACACCGTCATAAAAGACGAATGTACTGGGTGTGACTTGTGTGTTGCGCCTTGTCCAACAGACTGTATAGAAATGATTCCAGTACACGCAACAACCGAGACCTGGAAGTGGCAGATGAACGCCATTCCTGTCATCGACGTAACAGATTCTCAATCATCATTAACTAGCGGCCAGTAA